A genomic region of Zea mays cultivar B73 chromosome 6, Zm-B73-REFERENCE-NAM-5.0, whole genome shotgun sequence contains the following coding sequences:
- the LOC103629424 gene encoding uncharacterized protein isoform X2 translates to MRFLYPARMEKWILRTIGERWRQHKSNLKSLHFDAHRSKENNLKNVPKGVLDDQWVTLVNNWFTTKSQDISEANRINCAKRKATHTSGTKSFARNREDMREQDPEKKYPHRAVLYINTHKSNITKNTNPHVVALKELLVQQPSLADTSHGKVAWKGNALSQILGEEKPGHIHGLGLVPNLDQVFGGSTSRHLKHLNLTSLDATSSEDVVSLRLQVEKLIDRVQKQDDTILNLQNTLELQKSHHECLDEPLSASKDVQPTTNQKVNLLDELNSTMADEIEHDGYEELQAQCKKSKIQEKSKPPMPRGGLQGGRVSSSLNVKNSSNAAKVMNQDIARNSSNHEPYKNKGSLENYLPSTKDDQSTSERKRVYGQFQSEEFWTLDENHESSHYEETHYNLVGFQQD, encoded by the exons ATGAGATTCTTATACCCTGCCCGCATGGAAAAGTGGATACTTCGAACTATTGGTGAGAGATGGAGACAACACAAGTCCAATCTAAAATCCTTACATTTTGATGCGCATAGGAGCAAGGAAAATAATCTAAAAAATGTTCCAAAAGGCGTCTTAGATGATCAATGGGTCACTCTTGTGAATAATTGGTTTACAACAAAATCACAG GATATCAGTGAGGCAAATAGGATAAACTGCGCAAAAAGGAAGGCGACCCATACATCAGGAACAAAGAGTTTTGCTCGGAACAGGGAAGATATG AGGGAACAAGATCCAGAAAAGAAATACCCCCATAGGGCTGTATTGTATATCAATACACACAAGAGTAACATCACAAAGAACACAAACCCACATGTG GTTGCATTGAAGGAACTATTAGTGCAACAACCAAGTTTAGCTGACACTAGTCATGGAAAGGTTGCATGGAAAGGAAATGCGCTTAGCCAAATTTTAGGAGAAGAGAAGCCTGGCCATATCCATGGTCTTGGCCTTGTTCCGAATCTAGATCAAGTGTTTGGTGGATCAACTTCAAGGCATCTAAAACATCTTAATTTAACCTCTTTGGATGCAACATCAAGTGAAGATGTAGTATCTCTTCGACTTCAAGTGGAAAAACTTATAGATCGTGTCCAGAAGCAAGATGATACTATACTAAATTTGCAAAATACCTTGGAACTGCAAAAAAGTCACCAT GAATGTCTAGATGAACCTTTGTCGGCATCAAAAGATGTTCAGCCGACTACGAATCAAAAAGTTAATCTTCTTGATGAACTGAATAGCACAATG GCGGATGAAATCGAACATGATGGGTACGAGGAGCTACAGGCCCAGTGCAAAAAATCTAAAATTCAAGAAAAG AGCAAGCCACCAATGCCACGAGGAGGACTCCAAGGTGGTAGAGTTTCTTCATCGTTAAATGTAAAAAATAGCAGTAATGCAGCCAAG GTGATGAACCAGGACATTGCTCGAAATTCCTCTAATCATGAACCATACAAGAACAAG GGATCTCTAGAAAATTATTTGCCAAGTACTAAAGACGATCAATCTACATCAGAACGAAAA CGAGTATATGGTCAATTTCAAAGTGAGGAATTTTGGACACTTGACGAAAATCACGA ATCAAGCCACTACGAGGAGACACATTACAACCTAGTAGGATTTCAACAGGACTGA
- the LOC103629424 gene encoding uncharacterized protein isoform X1, producing MVARNGCLCSLSFKDWRLLIGKKDRNNEQKNKQDVLKQVKMRFLYPARMEKWILRTIGERWRQHKSNLKSLHFDAHRSKENNLKNVPKGVLDDQWVTLVNNWFTTKSQDISEANRINCAKRKATHTSGTKSFARNREDMREQDPEKKYPHRAVLYINTHKSNITKNTNPHVVALKELLVQQPSLADTSHGKVAWKGNALSQILGEEKPGHIHGLGLVPNLDQVFGGSTSRHLKHLNLTSLDATSSEDVVSLRLQVEKLIDRVQKQDDTILNLQNTLELQKSHHECLDEPLSASKDVQPTTNQKVNLLDELNSTMADEIEHDGYEELQAQCKKSKIQEKSKPPMPRGGLQGGRVSSSLNVKNSSNAAKVMNQDIARNSSNHEPYKNKGSLENYLPSTKDDQSTSERKRVYGQFQSEEFWTLDENHESSHYEETHYNLVGFQQD from the exons ATGGTTGCTAGGAATGGCTGCTTATGTAGCTTAAGCTTCAAAGATTGGAGATTACTGATAGGAAAGAAGGACAGGAACAATGAACAAAAAAACAAGCAAGATGTACTAAAGCAAGTAAAG ATGAGATTCTTATACCCTGCCCGCATGGAAAAGTGGATACTTCGAACTATTGGTGAGAGATGGAGACAACACAAGTCCAATCTAAAATCCTTACATTTTGATGCGCATAGGAGCAAGGAAAATAATCTAAAAAATGTTCCAAAAGGCGTCTTAGATGATCAATGGGTCACTCTTGTGAATAATTGGTTTACAACAAAATCACAG GATATCAGTGAGGCAAATAGGATAAACTGCGCAAAAAGGAAGGCGACCCATACATCAGGAACAAAGAGTTTTGCTCGGAACAGGGAAGATATG AGGGAACAAGATCCAGAAAAGAAATACCCCCATAGGGCTGTATTGTATATCAATACACACAAGAGTAACATCACAAAGAACACAAACCCACATGTG GTTGCATTGAAGGAACTATTAGTGCAACAACCAAGTTTAGCTGACACTAGTCATGGAAAGGTTGCATGGAAAGGAAATGCGCTTAGCCAAATTTTAGGAGAAGAGAAGCCTGGCCATATCCATGGTCTTGGCCTTGTTCCGAATCTAGATCAAGTGTTTGGTGGATCAACTTCAAGGCATCTAAAACATCTTAATTTAACCTCTTTGGATGCAACATCAAGTGAAGATGTAGTATCTCTTCGACTTCAAGTGGAAAAACTTATAGATCGTGTCCAGAAGCAAGATGATACTATACTAAATTTGCAAAATACCTTGGAACTGCAAAAAAGTCACCAT GAATGTCTAGATGAACCTTTGTCGGCATCAAAAGATGTTCAGCCGACTACGAATCAAAAAGTTAATCTTCTTGATGAACTGAATAGCACAATG GCGGATGAAATCGAACATGATGGGTACGAGGAGCTACAGGCCCAGTGCAAAAAATCTAAAATTCAAGAAAAG AGCAAGCCACCAATGCCACGAGGAGGACTCCAAGGTGGTAGAGTTTCTTCATCGTTAAATGTAAAAAATAGCAGTAATGCAGCCAAG GTGATGAACCAGGACATTGCTCGAAATTCCTCTAATCATGAACCATACAAGAACAAG GGATCTCTAGAAAATTATTTGCCAAGTACTAAAGACGATCAATCTACATCAGAACGAAAA CGAGTATATGGTCAATTTCAAAGTGAGGAATTTTGGACACTTGACGAAAATCACGA ATCAAGCCACTACGAGGAGACACATTACAACCTAGTAGGATTTCAACAGGACTGA